A genomic segment from Chrysiogenia bacterium encodes:
- a CDS encoding glycoside hydrolase — protein sequence MSQPIQLAFLWHMHQPLYRVGNEHVCTMPWVRMHSIRSYYDMVRVLEEFPKAHVTINLVPSLIEQIRAYESGASDLFWETGAIPAEALSDEQKRFVFQNFFTAQEHHMIRPLPAFARLFERRKDALHARGETDAWQAFDTQDYRDLQAVFDLCWFGFMACED from the coding sequence ATGAGCCAACCCATTCAGCTCGCATTTCTCTGGCACATGCACCAGCCCCTCTACCGGGTGGGAAACGAACACGTGTGCACCATGCCCTGGGTGCGCATGCATTCGATCCGCTCCTACTACGACATGGTCCGCGTGCTCGAGGAATTTCCCAAGGCGCACGTGACCATCAACCTGGTGCCCTCGCTCATCGAGCAGATCCGCGCTTACGAATCGGGCGCCAGCGACCTGTTCTGGGAAACCGGCGCGATCCCCGCCGAAGCCCTGAGCGATGAGCAAAAGCGCTTTGTCTTCCAGAACTTCTTTACCGCACAGGAACACCACATGATCCGGCCGCTGCCGGCCTTCGCCCGTCTGTTCGAGCGGCGAAAAGACGCGCTCCATGCCCGCGGCGAGACCGACGCCTGGCAGGCATTCGACACGCAGGACTACCGCGACCTGCAGGCGGTGTTCGATCTGTGCTGGTTCGGGTTCATGGCCTGCGAGGATTT
- the glgC gene encoding glucose-1-phosphate adenylyltransferase — protein MSKPHRTLCVVLAGGEGSRLQPLTRRRAKPAVPFGGQYRLIDFVLSNLIHSRLLRMLVLTQYQPYSLIRHISRGYSFSGQLGQFCEIIPAGTGEDRGWYQGSADALFQNLERIERDRPTRVAVFGADHIYRMDVRQMLDEHEKSNADITVSVVPQPIEISHQFGCIDVDENMRITRFLEKPKDPPPFPGDPTTSLVSMGNYVFKWEVLRKILTEDHIEAGSKHDIGGNLLPRWYKELNIHAYNFANNRVPGATDADAGYWRDVGTIDAYWAASMDLISVTPSFNAYNYEWPILTAHEEHPPAKFVFADSKSNRMGIATDSLVSPGCIISGGHIDRCVLSPKVRINSFSTVSESILFDGVEVGRKARLKRVIVDKLVQIPPGVSIGYDEQEDLARGITISEGGVRVVPQDIKF, from the coding sequence ATGAGCAAGCCCCATCGAACCCTCTGTGTCGTGCTGGCAGGCGGCGAAGGATCCCGCCTTCAACCGCTGACCCGGCGACGCGCCAAGCCGGCAGTACCGTTTGGCGGCCAGTACCGGCTGATCGATTTTGTGCTGAGCAACCTGATTCACTCGCGACTGCTCAGAATGCTGGTGCTCACCCAGTATCAGCCCTACTCGCTCATCCGCCACATCTCGCGCGGCTACAGTTTCTCGGGACAGCTCGGCCAGTTCTGCGAGATCATTCCCGCCGGCACGGGCGAGGACCGCGGTTGGTACCAAGGCAGCGCCGACGCGCTCTTCCAGAATCTCGAACGGATCGAGCGCGACCGCCCCACTCGCGTGGCGGTCTTCGGCGCGGACCACATCTACCGAATGGACGTGCGCCAGATGCTCGATGAGCATGAGAAGTCGAACGCCGACATCACCGTGAGCGTCGTGCCCCAGCCCATCGAAATCTCCCACCAGTTCGGTTGCATTGACGTTGACGAAAACATGCGCATCACGCGTTTCCTGGAAAAGCCCAAGGACCCGCCGCCCTTCCCCGGCGATCCGACGACCTCGCTCGTCTCCATGGGCAATTACGTCTTCAAGTGGGAAGTGCTGCGCAAAATTCTCACCGAAGATCACATTGAAGCGGGCAGCAAGCATGACATCGGCGGCAACCTGCTTCCGCGCTGGTACAAGGAACTCAACATTCACGCCTACAACTTCGCCAACAACCGCGTGCCCGGCGCGACCGATGCCGACGCCGGTTACTGGCGCGATGTGGGAACGATCGACGCCTACTGGGCCGCGAGCATGGATCTCATCAGCGTGACGCCGAGCTTCAATGCCTACAACTACGAGTGGCCGATCCTGACCGCGCACGAAGAGCACCCGCCGGCCAAGTTCGTCTTTGCAGACTCGAAGTCCAACCGAATGGGAATCGCCACGGACTCCCTGGTGAGCCCGGGCTGCATCATTTCCGGCGGTCACATCGATCGCTGCGTGCTCAGCCCGAAGGTGCGCATCAATTCGTTCTCGACAGTGAGCGAGTCGATTCTCTTCGATGGCGTCGAGGTCGGCCGCAAGGCGCGCCTCAAGCGCGTCATCGTCGACAAGCTCGTTCAGATCCCGCCGGGCGTCTCCATCGGATACGACGAGCAGGAAGACCTCGCCCGCGGCATCACCATCAGCGAGGGCGGCGTGCGCGTCGTGCCCCAGGACATCAAATTCTGA